AAAAAGACTAAGAATTCGTCGCTGCAATTGTGTTTCATTAGGCTTTAACACTTAGATTTAAGCATAACTATTTTGTATACATCTTGAATATATTGTATTTGTCGAATCACTTTgtgaaatactttttattgtaCCTCTTGTTGAATCAAAGTTAGAACTgcattatttttgcaaaattttaaacgacGTCGATAAGATATCAAATCCAATGTTACTGATACACATCATTTTTTTAGAAAGTGTGTGTATAGATAAGTTTAAAGCGCTGAAAGCTTGTCATATTTAGAATGGCAACCTTCGTGTATCAGAAATTAGTGATAAATTGGCATTAGAGAAGACATGGCGGCAGTAGACCAAATTCCATTTGAAGAATTTAAACTAGGAAAGGTAGGAGCAGGACAAATgggctaactctgaataagaTTTGTGCCTTCATTCTAGGGTGTAGGTACAGGCTCGTTTGGCAGTGTATTTGTAGCCGACTGGAGGAACCGAGTGATTGCAGTGAAGAGGATACGAGCAGGCTGTGAGGACAGAAAAATTGACAGGGAGATCAACCAACTGGCAAGGGTTGACCACGAGAACATCATAAAACTGTATGGTATTTCCAAGCACGAGGATAGGGTTTACCTGCTCATGGAGTACGTAGATGGTGGATCTCTGTTCAGCTTTCTGCATGCGCAATCCAAGCCAAGTTATTCGCTTGCCCACGCCCTTAACTGGAGCCTCCAGATCGCTCAGGTGTTATGGCTGAAAAGCGGAGTTATGGAGCCGAATAATGCTGATATGGTTTACAGGGGGTTGCTTATCTCCATGGCATGCGACCAAAAGCGGTCATTCATCGTGATATCAAGCCACACAATGCATTGCTAGGCCAGAGGGGCCTCAGTCTGAAGATCTGTGATTTTGGCACTGTTGTAGACCAGACGCTGTCGATGTCGCTGGAAACGGGCACCGTCAGATACATTGCGCCAGAGGTTCGAGATCTTTAACCCAAGAGATACATTGATAATCGTCTTCCATTTGCCTAAAGGTCTTCAAAGGCGGTCGCTATAATGAAAAGTGTGATGTGCACAGTTGGGCGATTACATGCTGGGAAATATTATCGCGCAAGATGCCTTTGGACAAATACGATGGCACCTCTGCCTGGGCCTTGAAATTGGCCATAAATGGAGGCAAGCTATTATGTCTTGATTACTCCACACTCCACTCAAAGTAAAGATATTCTATTTACAGGCGAGAGACCTTTGTTGGATGATGTTATGAAAGGCTGTCCCGAggatttaaatagtttattaaCTGTTTGTTGGGACGTGGATCCAAAGAGGAGGTTTTCCATGGAACTGGTGGCTCATATCATGAAGAAATTCACTAGTGAAGCTGGACCCATTCAGCCACTGGATTACGTTCTCACAAATTAACCCAATTAACAAACGGATATTTATGTGAACGTTAAacactattttattttcttgaaaactctcctgaaatatttacattttaaccGATACTGTTCGGATTATGCGGATGGGGTGGGTTGGGTGTTGAATGATCTTGGGGGAGTGGGACGCCAAATTTTCAATTCAAGGTTACGTCC
This genomic window from Drosophila gunungcola strain Sukarami chromosome 3R, Dgunungcola_SK_2, whole genome shotgun sequence contains:
- the LOC128252053 gene encoding mitogen-activated protein kinase kinase kinase 7 isoform X1 — protein: MAAVDQIPFEEFKLGKGVGTGSFGSVFVADWRNRVIAVKRIRAGCEDRKIDREINQLARVDHENIIKLYGISKHEDRVYLLMEYVDGGSLFSFLHAQSKPSYSLAHALNWSLQIAQGVAYLHGMRPKAVIHRDIKPHNALLGQRGLSLKICDFGTVVDQTLSMSLETGTVRYIAPEVFKGGRYNEKCDVHSWAITCWEILSRKMPLDKYDGTSAWALKLAINGGERPLLDDVMKGCPEDLNSLLTVCWDVDPKRRFSMELVAHIMKKFTSEAGPIQPLDYVLTN
- the LOC128252053 gene encoding mitogen-activated protein kinase kinase kinase 7 isoform X2, with amino-acid sequence MEYVDGGSLFSFLHAQSKPSYSLAHALNWSLQIAQGVAYLHGMRPKAVIHRDIKPHNALLGQRGLSLKICDFGTVVDQTLSMSLETGTVRYIAPEVFKGGRYNEKCDVHSWAITCWEILSRKMPLDKYDGTSAWALKLAINGGERPLLDDVMKGCPEDLNSLLTVCWDVDPKRRFSMELVAHIMKKFTSEAGPIQPLDYVLTN